The following proteins come from a genomic window of Sphaerisporangium rubeum:
- a CDS encoding response regulator, producing the protein MRVVLADDDVLLREGLAGLLERSGFEVAGQAGDGPGLLELTREQRPDLAVIDIRMPPGQATEGVVAARAIHACSPHIGIMLLSAHVEVEEAMELLGSGTRIGYLLKSRIVDVAEFMENLRRVAQGGSVVDPSLVHELLAARRRDDPLDQLTAREREVLALMAEGRSNAGIARRLWITEGTVEKHVRSIMTRMRLPETGEDHRRVLAVLTFLESR; encoded by the coding sequence CTGCGCGTCGTGCTCGCCGACGACGACGTGCTGCTGCGCGAGGGCCTCGCGGGGCTGCTCGAACGGTCCGGGTTCGAGGTCGCCGGACAGGCGGGGGACGGGCCGGGCCTGCTGGAGCTGACCCGTGAGCAACGTCCCGACCTCGCGGTGATCGACATCAGGATGCCCCCCGGACAGGCGACGGAGGGGGTGGTGGCGGCCCGCGCCATCCACGCGTGCTCCCCCCACATCGGCATCATGCTGCTGTCGGCGCACGTCGAGGTCGAGGAGGCCATGGAACTGCTCGGTTCGGGCACGCGGATCGGATACCTGTTGAAGAGCAGGATCGTGGACGTGGCCGAGTTCATGGAGAACCTGCGGCGGGTCGCGCAGGGCGGCTCCGTGGTGGACCCGAGTCTGGTGCACGAGCTGCTGGCGGCCCGGCGGCGCGACGACCCCCTGGACCAGCTCACGGCGCGCGAGCGTGAGGTGCTGGCGCTGATGGCGGAGGGCCGGTCCAACGCCGGAATCGCCAGGCGTCTGTGGATCACCGAGGGCACCGTGGAGAAACACGTGCGCAGCATCATGACGCGGATGCGGCTCCCCGAGACCGGGGAGGACCACCGGCGGGTGCTCGCCGTGCTGACGTTCCTCGAGTCGCGCTGA
- a CDS encoding response regulator, with protein sequence MIVDDNDHFLTVAGRVLDRGEVRVVGVSRGPDAMERFLELDPDVALVDVELGDGDGFELAERLCRAVRHRAPCVILISARDGRDVADLVEESSAVAFVAKADLSVETILAVVRATGCHSAV encoded by the coding sequence ATGATCGTCGATGACAACGATCACTTCCTGACCGTCGCCGGCCGGGTCCTGGACCGCGGCGAGGTCAGGGTGGTCGGCGTGTCACGCGGTCCCGACGCCATGGAACGGTTCCTTGAGCTGGACCCGGATGTCGCGCTGGTGGACGTCGAGCTCGGCGACGGCGACGGTTTCGAGCTGGCCGAACGCCTCTGCCGCGCCGTGCGGCACCGCGCTCCGTGCGTGATCCTCATCTCGGCGCGCGACGGCAGGGACGTGGCCGACCTGGTCGAGGAGAGCTCTGCGGTGGCGTTCGTCGCCAAGGCCGACCTCAGCGTCGAGACGATCCTCGCCGTCGTCCGCGCCACGGGCTGCCACTCGGCCGTGTAG
- a CDS encoding aldehyde dehydrogenase family protein, which yields MSVVESRSPQNPAEVVVRAEAAGAAGVAAAVERAREAQAAWAGANAAERAAGLSAAADAVAGAAAELADLVVREVGKPIAEAKGEVARSVAILRYYAQQVFDPVGAVHEPSGSGLAYTRKRPHGVAGLITPWNFPLAIPLWKAAPALAFGNAVVLKPAPQATATALRLAELLGLPDGLFHVVPGDAEEGGALVDAADVVSFTGSASVGRKVSVAAAGRGVAVQAEMGGQNAAIVLADANLEAAAAQIAAAAFGYAGQKCTATKRVITVGNAAEVREAIVAAVAKLGVGDPADPGTAVGPLIEESARDRVVSAAAGARVLTGGEALGRDGWFAAPTLVDNAPGDHLLACEEVFGPICLVQDASSVDEAVALANGVRYGLVSAVYTSDLDHALDVSARLDTGLVKVNSPTSGVDFYLPFGGVKESSHGPREQGKAAQDFYTTTHTVSLAPSGR from the coding sequence ATGAGCGTTGTCGAGAGCCGGTCGCCGCAAAATCCTGCGGAGGTCGTCGTACGGGCCGAGGCGGCGGGAGCGGCGGGGGTCGCCGCCGCGGTGGAGCGAGCGCGCGAGGCCCAGGCGGCATGGGCAGGGGCGAACGCGGCGGAGCGTGCGGCGGGCCTGTCCGCGGCGGCCGACGCGGTCGCCGGGGCGGCGGCGGAGCTGGCCGATCTGGTCGTACGCGAGGTCGGCAAGCCGATCGCCGAGGCCAAGGGGGAGGTCGCCCGGTCGGTCGCGATCCTGCGGTACTACGCGCAGCAGGTGTTCGACCCGGTGGGGGCGGTGCACGAGCCCTCAGGCTCCGGGCTCGCCTACACGCGCAAGCGGCCGCACGGTGTGGCGGGGCTGATCACCCCGTGGAACTTCCCGCTGGCCATCCCGCTGTGGAAGGCCGCGCCGGCGCTCGCGTTCGGCAACGCCGTGGTGCTGAAGCCCGCCCCGCAGGCCACCGCCACCGCGCTGCGTCTCGCCGAACTGCTCGGGCTGCCGGACGGCCTGTTCCACGTGGTCCCCGGTGACGCCGAGGAGGGCGGCGCGCTGGTGGACGCCGCCGACGTGGTGTCGTTCACCGGCTCGGCCTCCGTCGGCCGCAAGGTCTCGGTGGCCGCCGCGGGACGCGGTGTGGCGGTCCAGGCAGAGATGGGTGGCCAGAACGCCGCCATCGTGCTGGCCGACGCCAACCTGGAGGCGGCCGCCGCGCAGATCGCCGCGGCGGCGTTCGGCTACGCCGGCCAGAAGTGCACCGCCACCAAGCGGGTCATCACCGTCGGCAACGCCGCCGAGGTCCGTGAAGCCATCGTCGCCGCCGTCGCCAAGCTCGGGGTCGGCGACCCCGCCGACCCCGGCACCGCCGTCGGGCCCCTGATCGAGGAGTCCGCCCGCGACCGCGTCGTCTCGGCCGCCGCCGGAGCCCGCGTGCTCACCGGCGGCGAGGCGCTCGGCCGGGACGGCTGGTTCGCCGCCCCCACCCTGGTGGACAACGCTCCCGGCGACCACCTGCTGGCCTGCGAGGAGGTGTTCGGCCCCATCTGCCTCGTGCAGGACGCCTCCTCGGTGGACGAGGCCGTGGCCCTCGCCAACGGTGTGCGCTACGGCCTGGTCTCGGCCGTCTACACCTCTGACCTGGACCACGCGCTCGACGTCTCCGCGCGCCTCGACACCGGCCTCGTCAAGGTCAACAGCCCCACCAGTGGCGTCGACTTCTACCTGCCGTTCGGCGGTGTCAAGGAGTCGAGCCACGGCCCGCGCGAGCAGGGCAAGGCCGCGCAGGACTTCTACACCACCACCCACACCGTCAGCCTGGCCCCCTCCGGCCGCTGA
- a CDS encoding COX15/CtaA family protein, giving the protein MTAADQQQRPTTGRQAAFRDRVRGYGRDLLGSVWTPTTGSVRRWALASVVVNVGITVTGAAVRLTGSGLGCPTWPRCTPGSFVPAPHDDHSPVNMAIEFGNRLLAFLVLAVAVACVVAVWRSAPRRASLVRLAAVQPAGVLVQALWGGLVVRSLLNPVTVSVHFLLSTGMIMAAFALYARSGEGDAPPRRLVHRDIRTLGFVLTAAVFVLLVAGVVVTGTGPHSGDAAASRFTFDIETMARVHADIVWVVLGLTFALLFALHVTDSPGRARRGALVLLAVELAQGVIGYVQYWLAVPAMLVGLHVLGSALVWIATLRVVFLMRSRGPLATAASVDQELDEQARAYS; this is encoded by the coding sequence GTGACCGCAGCAGACCAGCAGCAAAGGCCCACGACGGGGCGTCAGGCGGCGTTCAGGGACCGGGTCCGGGGGTACGGCCGTGACCTTCTCGGTTCGGTGTGGACGCCGACGACCGGGAGCGTGCGGCGGTGGGCTCTGGCGAGCGTGGTGGTGAACGTCGGGATCACCGTCACAGGGGCCGCGGTCCGGCTCACCGGGTCGGGGCTCGGGTGTCCCACCTGGCCGCGGTGCACGCCGGGGAGCTTCGTGCCGGCGCCGCACGACGACCATTCGCCGGTCAACATGGCGATCGAGTTCGGCAACCGGCTGCTCGCGTTCCTCGTGCTGGCGGTGGCGGTGGCCTGCGTGGTGGCGGTGTGGCGATCGGCGCCGCGGCGCGCGTCCCTGGTCCGGCTGGCCGCCGTGCAGCCGGCCGGGGTCCTGGTGCAGGCCCTGTGGGGTGGGCTGGTGGTGCGCAGCCTGCTCAACCCGGTCACGGTGAGCGTGCACTTCCTGCTGTCCACCGGCATGATCATGGCGGCGTTCGCGCTGTACGCGCGGTCCGGCGAGGGGGACGCGCCGCCACGGCGCCTGGTGCACCGTGACATCCGCACCCTCGGCTTCGTGCTGACCGCCGCGGTCTTCGTGCTGCTGGTGGCCGGCGTGGTGGTGACCGGCACCGGGCCGCACTCCGGCGACGCGGCCGCCTCGCGGTTCACCTTCGACATCGAGACCATGGCGCGCGTGCACGCCGACATCGTGTGGGTCGTGCTCGGTCTCACCTTCGCGCTGCTGTTCGCCCTGCACGTCACCGACTCCCCCGGCCGCGCGCGGCGCGGCGCGCTGGTGCTGCTGGCCGTCGAGCTCGCGCAGGGGGTGATCGGCTACGTCCAGTACTGGCTGGCCGTCCCGGCCATGCTGGTCGGCCTGCACGTCCTCGGCTCCGCGCTGGTGTGGATCGCCACCCTGCGCGTGGTGTTCCTGATGCGCTCACGCGGCCCGCTCGCGACCGCGGCATCCGTCGACCAGGAGCTGGACGAGCAGGCCCGCGCCTATAGCTGA
- a CDS encoding ATP-binding protein, with the protein MTATPVAAPHHAGHRTFPAPATRVAASFPVSSVSRAAVRRDTFPFSTSPTDARHAGARPSPAAVPGDPATREPAAPHLNGATAPESTGGAACPRTPECLDPAPATTAEITPARERSSGSPRRDAQRTTASWVLDEDLASIPLARRLVRERLKDWGREEDGDVAELLLTELLTNALRHAGGAPVVTLIADGAVLRCEVRDSGPGRPRMHAAETYDESGRGMQLVDLLARRWGVTGHTTGKTVWFDLAAGPGTPAGT; encoded by the coding sequence ATGACCGCCACCCCGGTAGCGGCACCCCACCACGCGGGCCACCGGACGTTCCCGGCCCCGGCCACGCGGGTCGCCGCGTCGTTCCCCGTGTCCTCCGTCTCGCGCGCCGCCGTTCGCCGTGACACGTTCCCCTTCTCGACGTCCCCCACCGACGCGCGCCACGCCGGCGCGCGGCCCTCCCCCGCCGCCGTTCCCGGGGACCCCGCCACCCGGGAACCGGCGGCCCCCCACCTGAACGGCGCGACGGCGCCGGAGTCCACCGGCGGCGCGGCCTGCCCCCGGACCCCGGAATGCCTGGACCCGGCGCCGGCGACCACAGCCGAGATCACCCCGGCCCGCGAGCGTTCGAGCGGCTCACCCCGCCGCGACGCGCAGCGCACCACGGCGTCCTGGGTGCTCGACGAGGACCTGGCCTCGATACCCCTGGCACGGCGGCTCGTACGTGAGCGGCTGAAGGACTGGGGTCGTGAGGAGGACGGCGACGTGGCCGAGCTGCTGCTCACCGAACTGCTGACCAACGCGCTGCGGCACGCCGGCGGGGCTCCCGTCGTCACGTTGATCGCGGACGGCGCCGTCCTGCGGTGCGAGGTCAGGGACTCCGGCCCCGGCCGTCCGCGTATGCATGCCGCGGAGACCTATGACGAGAGCGGCCGCGGGATGCAGCTGGTGGATCTCCTGGCCCGCCGCTGGGGGGTCACCGGCCACACCACCGGCAAGACCGTCTGGTTCGACCTCGCCGCCGGCCCCGGCACGCCGGCCGGCACCTGA